From a region of the Drosophila virilis strain 15010-1051.87 chromosome 3, Dvir_AGI_RSII-ME, whole genome shotgun sequence genome:
- the LOC6623254 gene encoding androgen-induced gene 1 protein, translating to MERRIWLANAHNIRLVLHVAASVHLGYALYYDYMYVELPALAVELRLEPPMGGKFKYLTFLTGLLQTGYYLLALGQDLCRLRALRQLRDYLLASLVVPLALTVSVTFWTLCAINRVSIYPPFLDEVYPKWLNRTMHCYVVIYALLELCTTAHCYPNRGKGYAGLAAVMGCYLIWMHLVHYWTGIWIYPFLDALFGPLRLCFFALIVALSFGYYRLGEHINCVLWDNGR from the coding sequence ATGGAACGACGTATTTGGTTGGCTAATGCGCACAATATCCGTTTGGTGCTTCATGTGGCGGCCAGTGTGCATCTTGGCTATGCGCTGTACTACGACTACATGTATGTGGAGCTGCCGGCGCTGGCCGTGGAGCTGCGGCTGGAACCACCCATGGGTGGAAAGTTCAAGTACCTCACCTTTCTCACAGGATTGCTCCAGACCGGATACTATCTTCTAGCGTTGGGACAGGATTTGTGTCGTCTGCGTGCACTGCGACAATTGCGGGACTATCTGTTGGCCAGCTTGGTGGTGCCGCTAGCATTGACGGTGAGTGTGACCTTCTGGACGCTGTGCGCCATAAATCGCGTATCGATCTATCCGCCGTTCCTCGATGAGGTATATCCCAAGTGGCTTAACCGGACCATGCACTGCTATGTGGTGATCTATGCGCTGCTGGAGCTCTGCACCACAGCACATTGTTACCCGAACCGGGGCAAGGGATACGCTGGACTGGCTGCAGTCATGGGCTGCTATCTGATTTGGATGCATCTGGTGCATTACTGGACCGGCATCTGGATCTATCCCTTTCTGGACGCACTGTTCGGTCCGCTGCGCCTGTGCTTCTTTGCTTTGATCGTGGCACTATCCTTTGGCTACTACAGGCTCGGCGAGCACATCAACTGTGTGCTCTGGGACAATGGGCGCTAA